A region of Granulicella sibirica DNA encodes the following proteins:
- a CDS encoding (Fe-S)-binding protein, producing the protein MQVALFITCYNDTLFPETGKAVVRVLERLGHTVVFPAGQTCCGQMHYNTGYQAEAMPLLERFVAQFKGSEAVVVPSSSCVAMMRDHYPKMAAHIGNADLTREVEALLPNVYEFSEFLTKRLGLEDVGAFYPHRVTYHASCHGLRNLGLGDGPLKLLKAVRGIDLVELQGLEECCGFGGTFAVKNAEVSSAMLADKTRAVLNTRAEACTACDNSCLMHIQGSLHRQRTGVHTVHLAEILASEAGGAA; encoded by the coding sequence CTGCAAGTTGCACTCTTCATCACCTGCTATAACGACACGCTCTTCCCGGAGACGGGAAAGGCAGTCGTTCGCGTCCTCGAGCGGCTTGGCCACACGGTGGTGTTTCCCGCAGGCCAGACGTGCTGCGGGCAGATGCACTACAACACCGGCTATCAAGCGGAGGCGATGCCCCTGCTGGAACGCTTTGTAGCGCAGTTCAAAGGTTCGGAGGCGGTCGTTGTTCCATCTTCTTCGTGCGTGGCGATGATGCGGGATCACTATCCGAAGATGGCGGCGCACATCGGCAATGCTGACCTGACGCGCGAGGTTGAAGCGCTGTTGCCGAACGTTTACGAGTTTTCGGAGTTTCTGACGAAGCGGCTTGGGCTCGAGGACGTTGGAGCCTTCTACCCGCACCGGGTGACGTACCACGCAAGCTGCCATGGTCTGCGCAACCTCGGGCTTGGCGACGGGCCTCTGAAGCTGTTGAAGGCGGTGCGGGGAATCGACCTCGTCGAGTTGCAGGGACTGGAAGAGTGCTGCGGCTTTGGCGGAACGTTCGCCGTGAAGAACGCAGAAGTCTCGAGCGCGATGCTTGCGGACAAGACGCGGGCTGTTCTGAACACACGGGCCGAGGCCTGCACGGCGTGCGATAACAGTTGCCTGATGCATATCCAGGGGTCGCTGCACCGGCAGAGGACTGGCGTGCATACGGTTCACCTGGCGGAGATCCTGGCGAGCGAAGCGGGAGGCGCGGCATGA
- a CDS encoding LutB/LldF family L-lactate oxidation iron-sulfur protein, which produces MSGVALDPKTAPTFPMAAKVLVGDTQMRKNVRHATDIIQAKRARVVGEMPDWQELRETGRRVREHTMKFLDVYLEEFERKCTAAGGVVHWAKDADEARQIVIGLVKASGSHEVIKIKSMTTEEIQLNKALEGAGITPYETDLAELIIQLGGDQPSHIVVPALHKNRQQIREIFKREMNLPNLGDTPQDLADAARLFLRKKFLTVKTGVSGANFLIAETGGVCVVESEGNGRMCLTLPETLITIAGIDKVVPRLADLEVLLQLLPRSATGERMNPYNSIWNGVDPRGVDGPKAFHIVLMDNARTKVLEDSEGRQTLNCIRCGACQNACPVYRQTGGHAYGSVYAGPIGAILTPQLQEMHYAQTLPYASSLCGACYEVCPVKINIPEVLVHLRNRVVEQKGFFDPEAAAMKTVGMIFRSERRFRAAQRFGRMAETPLVDKDGWIGWLPGLLGGWTQVRDLREMPKETFRDWWEKRGGAS; this is translated from the coding sequence ATGAGCGGCGTCGCGCTCGATCCGAAGACGGCTCCGACTTTCCCGATGGCGGCGAAGGTGCTCGTCGGGGACACGCAGATGCGGAAGAACGTGCGTCACGCGACGGACATCATCCAGGCGAAGCGGGCTCGCGTTGTGGGCGAAATGCCGGACTGGCAGGAGCTTCGGGAGACCGGGCGCAGGGTTCGCGAGCACACGATGAAGTTCCTGGATGTGTATCTCGAGGAGTTCGAACGGAAATGCACGGCCGCGGGTGGCGTGGTGCACTGGGCGAAGGACGCGGACGAGGCGCGGCAGATCGTCATCGGGCTCGTGAAGGCTTCGGGGTCGCACGAGGTCATCAAGATCAAGTCGATGACGACGGAGGAGATTCAGCTCAACAAGGCTCTGGAAGGCGCGGGGATTACACCGTACGAGACGGACCTGGCCGAGCTGATCATTCAGCTTGGGGGCGACCAGCCGTCGCACATCGTCGTTCCGGCGCTGCATAAGAACAGGCAGCAGATTCGCGAGATCTTCAAGCGGGAGATGAATCTGCCGAACCTTGGCGATACGCCGCAGGATCTTGCGGACGCAGCGCGTCTGTTTCTGCGGAAGAAGTTTCTGACGGTGAAGACAGGCGTGAGCGGGGCGAACTTCCTGATCGCGGAGACGGGTGGGGTGTGCGTCGTCGAGAGCGAAGGGAACGGGCGGATGTGCCTGACGCTGCCGGAGACGCTGATTACAATTGCCGGCATCGATAAGGTCGTGCCGCGGTTGGCGGATCTCGAGGTGCTGCTGCAGTTGCTTCCACGGTCGGCTACGGGGGAGCGGATGAACCCGTATAACTCGATCTGGAATGGGGTGGATCCGCGCGGGGTGGATGGTCCGAAGGCGTTCCATATAGTGCTGATGGACAATGCGCGGACGAAGGTTCTCGAGGATAGCGAGGGACGGCAGACGCTGAACTGCATACGCTGCGGTGCCTGCCAGAACGCGTGCCCAGTGTATCGGCAGACGGGTGGCCATGCGTATGGGTCGGTGTATGCGGGGCCGATTGGGGCGATCCTGACGCCGCAGTTGCAGGAGATGCACTATGCGCAGACGCTGCCGTATGCGTCGTCGCTGTGTGGGGCGTGCTACGAGGTGTGCCCGGTGAAGATCAATATTCCGGAGGTACTGGTGCATCTGCGGAACAGGGTCGTCGAGCAGAAGGGGTTCTTCGATCCCGAAGCTGCGGCGATGAAGACGGTGGGGATGATCTTTCGCAGCGAGAGGCGGTTTCGCGCGGCGCAGCGGTTCGGGCGGATGGCAGAGACGCCGCTGGTGGACAAGGATGGATGGATTGGCTGGCTGCCCGGGCTGCTCGGCGGATGGACGCAGGTGAGGGATCTGCGGGAGATGCCGAAGGAGACGTTTCGCGACTGGTGGGAGAAGCGTGGGGGTGCGTCGTGA
- a CDS encoding LutC/YkgG family protein: MGEAWGCVVNASTASRELMLGRIRTANAAAGAGAGNAAEEWAAIPREYRRTSTLGREAVLELLEDRLRDYDAHVLRVASEGVAAAVLGMLGERGRTRMLAAPGVTAAWLPEGFAFAVDDGLSVESIDRFEGVMTESTLAIAETGTIVLQTVPGQGRRAVSLVPDYHLCLVRASAVVATVPEAMDVLATRPAFATTFISGPSATADIEMTRIKGVHGPRFLDVLLVMDDVARSA; the protein is encoded by the coding sequence GTGGGAGAAGCGTGGGGGTGCGTCGTGAATGCTTCGACCGCAAGTAGAGAGTTGATGCTTGGGCGGATTCGCACGGCGAATGCTGCTGCGGGGGCGGGCGCGGGGAATGCTGCGGAGGAGTGGGCAGCCATTCCGCGGGAGTATCGGCGGACTTCGACCCTGGGGCGGGAAGCGGTGCTGGAGTTGCTGGAGGATCGGCTGCGGGACTATGACGCGCATGTTTTGCGCGTGGCTTCGGAGGGCGTGGCAGCTGCGGTGCTGGGGATGCTCGGGGAACGGGGGCGGACGCGGATGCTGGCGGCGCCGGGCGTTACCGCGGCATGGCTGCCGGAGGGGTTTGCATTTGCGGTGGACGATGGGCTATCGGTTGAGTCGATCGATCGGTTTGAAGGGGTGATGACGGAGTCGACTTTGGCGATCGCGGAGACGGGGACGATTGTGTTGCAGACGGTGCCCGGGCAGGGCCGGCGGGCGGTGTCGCTTGTGCCGGACTATCACCTTTGCCTGGTGAGGGCATCGGCGGTGGTTGCGACTGTGCCGGAGGCGATGGATGTGTTGGCAACGCGGCCGGCGTTTGCGACGACGTTTATCTCGGGGCCGTCGGCGACGGCGGACATCGAAATGACACGCATCAAGGGTGTGCATGGGCCACGGTTTCTGGATGTGCTGCTTGTGATGGATGACGTTGCGCGTTCGGCGTAG
- a CDS encoding TIM barrel protein, which translates to MSTNNGVRSAGTERVWAALDSFKIEVPSWGFANTGTRFGKFMQPAAASTIAQKFADAAEVNRLTGAVPTVALHVLWDLPKGLGSVDEIKGLEAKHGIKSGSINPNLFQEQEYKYGSICNPNPEVRAKALAHLIESVEIGKALGSKDVSMWVSDGSNYPGTQSMRRRVEWMEEILGKTHAALGDEQRMLVEYKPFEPAFYHTDIADWGMALELARRAGPKAKVLVDTGHHYQGTNIEQIVAWLLHLNALGGFHFNDRKYADDDLTLGSIDPYQVFRIFHEMLSAKKDETAGVAFMIDQSHNMKGKMEAMVQTVVAAQEMYAKAALVDQEMLAGLQDECRLVEAEECFRSAFWTDVRPLVREWRTARGLPADPLDSLRTGRYLESITREREAANAGAGSSYA; encoded by the coding sequence ATGAGTACAAATAATGGAGTGCGGTCGGCGGGGACGGAACGGGTGTGGGCGGCGCTGGATAGCTTCAAGATCGAGGTGCCGTCCTGGGGATTCGCGAACACGGGAACGCGGTTCGGGAAGTTCATGCAGCCGGCGGCGGCGAGCACGATCGCGCAGAAGTTTGCCGACGCGGCCGAGGTAAATCGGTTGACGGGAGCGGTGCCGACGGTTGCGCTGCATGTCCTGTGGGATTTGCCGAAGGGGCTTGGCAGCGTGGACGAGATCAAGGGGCTTGAGGCCAAGCATGGGATCAAGTCGGGGTCGATCAACCCGAACCTCTTCCAGGAGCAGGAGTATAAGTACGGGTCGATCTGTAACCCGAACCCGGAGGTGCGGGCGAAGGCACTGGCGCACCTGATCGAATCGGTGGAGATTGGCAAGGCGCTTGGCTCGAAGGACGTTTCGATGTGGGTGTCGGATGGGTCGAACTACCCGGGGACGCAGAGCATGCGGCGTCGGGTGGAGTGGATGGAGGAGATCCTGGGCAAGACGCATGCCGCGCTTGGTGACGAGCAAAGGATGCTCGTGGAGTACAAGCCGTTCGAGCCGGCTTTCTATCACACGGATATCGCGGACTGGGGGATGGCGCTCGAACTGGCTCGGCGGGCAGGGCCGAAGGCTAAGGTGCTCGTCGACACGGGGCATCATTACCAGGGGACGAACATCGAGCAGATCGTTGCGTGGCTTCTGCACCTGAATGCTTTGGGTGGGTTTCACTTCAACGATCGGAAGTATGCGGATGACGATCTGACGCTTGGGTCCATCGATCCGTACCAGGTGTTTCGGATCTTCCACGAGATGCTTTCGGCGAAGAAGGACGAGACGGCCGGGGTGGCGTTCATGATCGACCAGAGCCACAATATGAAAGGGAAGATGGAGGCGATGGTGCAGACGGTGGTCGCGGCGCAGGAGATGTATGCGAAGGCTGCGCTTGTCGACCAGGAGATGCTCGCCGGGCTTCAGGACGAGTGCCGTCTGGTGGAAGCGGAAGAGTGCTTCCGGTCAGCGTTCTGGACGGATGTTCGGCCGCTGGTGCGGGAGTGGAGAACGGCGCGTGGGCTTCCGGCTGATCCACTGGACAGTCTGCGAACGGGCCGGTATCTCGAGTCGATTACCCGCGAGCGGGAGGCTGCGAATGCGGGGGCGGGATCGAGCTACGCCTGA